In the genome of Streptomyces violaceoruber, the window GCCCGCCGGCTCCTACCTCGTCCTGTCGCACGCGACGGGCGACGTCCACGAGGACCGGCGCGAGGACGCGGCGGCCGTCTACAACAAGGCCACCGCGTCCCTCAACCTGCGGTCGCACGCCGCGGTCCTCGACCTCTTCGGTGATTTCACGATCGTGGAGCCGGGGCTGGTCCGGGTCACCGACTGGCGCCCCGAGGAGGCGCGGCGCCCCGACGCCCCACCGATCGGCATCTACGGCGGAGTGGCACGCAAGGACGCCTGACGCACGGCGGCGGCCCCGCCCCGCCCGGCGGCGGCCGGCTATCCCTTCTGCTCCACCCGCACCCAGTCCACCTCGGCCTGCACTCCCCCGGCCGCGATCCGGTCCACGCTGGACTGCGGCAGCCCCCAGTACGGACTGGTGACCTGGTTCCAGCCCGCCGGGTAGGCGCCGCCGAGCGCGAGGTTGAGGACGACGTACTGGTCGTGGTCGAAGACCCAGGCGCGTCACGGGTGACGTCATGGGCCATGCCACCGGCAATGTCATACACCTGACAGAAGAGCTCGTGCACACGGACCGTGGTGGGCGCGGACTCCCGCATCCGCACCCACCACGGGGTCTCAGGCGGCCTTGCGCTCCCTCCCGCGCGCCCGGCCGATGATGTCCGCGTAGTGGTGCCCGCTGCCCTTGATCGTGCGGACCTGGGTCGCGTAGTCGACGTGGACCAGGCCGAAGCGCTTGTCGTAGCCGTACGCCCACTCGAAGTTGTCCAGCAGCGACCACGCGAAGTACCCGGCCAGCGGGGCCCCCTTGCGGGCGGCGGAGGCACAGGCCGCGAGGTGGGCGGTCAGGTACTCCTGACGCTCGGGATCGTCGACGCTGCCGTCGGGACGGACCAGGTCGGGGAAGGACGAGCCGTTCTCGGTGACGTACAGCTTGCGCGGTCCGTACTCCTCGGTCAGGCGCAGCAGCAGGTCCTCGATGCCGCCGGCGTCGATCTCCCAGTCCATGCCGGTGCGCGGGACGCCGGCGCGGCGGACGGTGCGCACCTGCGGGGCGGGGCCGGTGGGGTCGGCGGCGACGGTCTGGGGGAAGTAGTAGTTCAGGCCGAGCCAGTCCAGTTCGGCGCCGATGAGCCGCATGTCGCCGGGCCGCTCGGGGAGTTCGACGCCGTAGACCTCGCGCATGTCCTGCGGGAAGCCGCGGCCGTGGACCGGGTCGAGCCACCAGCGGTTCGTGTGGCCGTCCATGCGGCGGGCGGCGGCCAGATCCTCCTCGCGGTCGGTGGCGGCGTGGATGGTGGAGAGGTTGTTGACGATGCCCACCTGGGCGTCCGGGGCCGCCGCGCGGATGGCCTGCATCGCCAGGCCGTGTCCCAGGAGCAGGTGGTAGGAGGCACGGACGGCCGCCGTCAGATCGGTCTGGCCGGGGGCCATCTTGCCCTCCAGGTGCCCGATCCAGGCCGAGCACAGCGGCTCGTTGAGGGTGGCCCAGTGGGCGACGCGGTCCCCGAGGCGTTCGGCGACGACGGCGGCGTACGCGGCGAAGTGTTCGGCGGTATCCCGCTCCGGCCAGCCGCCCCGGTCCTGGAGCACCTGCGGCAGGTCCCAGTGGTAGAGGGTGACGGACGGGGTGATGCCGGCGGCCAGCAGGTCGTCGACGAGCCGGTCGTAGAAGGCCAGGCCCTTGGCGTTGACCGGGCCGTCGCCGCCCGGCACCACGCGCGGCCAGGCGACGGAGAGGCGGTAGGCGTTGGTGCCGAGGCGCCGCATCAGCTCGATGTCCTCGTGCGTGCGGTGGTAGTGGTCGCAGGCGACGTCGCCGTGGTCGCCGTTGTCGATCTTCCCGGGGGTGTGCGAGAAGGTGTCCCAGATCGACGGCGAACGTCCGTCCTCCGCCACGGCTCCCTCGATCTGGTACGCCGATGTGGCCGTGCCCCACAGGAAGTCGTCCGGGAGTGCGGCGAAGTCGATGGTCACGAAGGTCCTTTCGGGTTGGGGGTGAGAGCGCTGGGGCGTGCCGGTCACTTGACGGCTCCGGCCGTCAGGCCCGCCACCAGGTAGCGCTGGAGGAGCAGGAAGCCCGCGACCACGGGCACGCTCACGACCAGCGAGGCGGCCATGATCTGGTTCCAGTAGACGTCGTTCTGCGTGGAGTAGCCCTGGAGCCCGACCGCGAGGGTGCGGGTGGCGTCGTTGGTCATGACGGAGGCGAACAGGACTTCGCCCCAGGCGGTCATGAAGGCGTAGACGGCGACCGCGACGATGCCGGGGATCGCGGCGGGCACGACGACCTTGAACAGGGCGCGCAGCGGCCCGCAGCCGTCGACGAGGGCCGCCTCGTCCAGGTCGCGGGGTACCGAGTCGAAGTACCCGATCAGCATCCAGATGGAGAAGGGCAGGGAGAAGGTCAGGTAGGTGAGGATGAGGCCGCCGCGGGAGCCGAACAGGGCGATTCCGGTGGCGTTGCCGATGTTCACGTAGATCAGGAACAGGGGCAGCAGGAAGAGGATGCCCGGGAACATCTGCGTGGACAGGACGGTCACCGAGAAGACGCGCTTGCCGCGGAACTCGTAGCGGCTGACGGCGTAGGCGGCGAAGACCGCGATCACGACCGAGCAGACGGTCGCCGCGCCCGCCACGATCAGCGAGTTCACGAAGTACTTCGCCAGCGGGACCGTCGACCAGATGTCGATGTACGGACGGATGGTCAGGTTGCTCGGCAGCCAGTGGAACTGGCTGGAGACGTCCTCGAGCGGCTTCAGCGAGCTGGAGACCATGACGTACACCGGCAGCAGCACGAAGCCGGTCAGCAGGGTGAGGAAGACGCGGCGGGTCCAGGTGAAGGAGCGCGGCGCCGCCATCGGGGACCTAGACATCGGCCGTCTTCCTCTCCCGGGAGTTGCGGGGGGCCCGCGCGGTCCTGGAGGTCACGAACAGGTACACGCCCGTCACCAGCAGCAGGAAGAGCAGCAGCAGGACCGACATCGCGGAGCCGGCGCCGAAGTTCCAGGTGACGAAGGACGACTGGTAGATGTGGATGGAGATCAGGTCGGCGGCCTCCGGCGCCGCCTTGCCGAACAGGACGAACGGCGTATTGAAGTCGTTGAACGTCCACAGGAACAGCACCAGGACCAGGACCTGGTTGACCGGACGCAGCGACGGCAGGGTGATGCGGCGGATCTGCTGCCAGACGCCGGCGCCGTCCAGGGCGGCGGCCTCGTACAGCTCCCTCGGGATGTTCTGCAGGCCGGCCATGACGATGAGGAAGGCGAACGGCCAGCCCTTCCACACCGACACGACGAGCAGCGCGACGAAGCTGTTGTCGCCGATCAGCCAGAAGGAGGGCTTGTCGGTGAGGCCCAGCTGGTCGTGCAGGACGTGGTTCACCAGGCCGTTGTCGTGCTGGAACATGAACGCCCAGGTGATGACGGCCGCGTAGACCGGCAGGGCGTACGGCACCAGGAAGATCGCGCGGAGCAGGCCCCGGCCGCGGAAGGCGTCCTGCATGCAGATCGCGGCGGCGGTGCCGATCAGCCAGCACAGGCCGACGGAGAGGATCGTGAAGGCGCAGGTGACGAGGAAGGAGTGGAGCAGCGCCTCGCCGACGGGGGCGTCGAAGTCCACCGACATGGTGAAGTTGTCGAGCCCGGCCCACGGGGCGGTGGTCCAGTCGCGGATGTAGAACTGGGTGAGTTCCTTGAAGCTCATCACGATGCCGATGACCATCGGCACCAGATGGACGAGGAGTTCGAGGAGCAGGGCCGGCAGGAGCAGCAGGTAGGGCAGGCCGATGCGGCGGATCCGCCCGGGGCGGCGGCGGGGTCCGCGCGCCGTCCCGGGGGAGCTCTTGCCGACCGTCCGCTCGCCGGGCTGCGCCGAGGCGGTCGTGGTGGTCATGGCGAGGTCCGTGTCCGTGTCGGAGTCGGTGGGGCCGGTTCGAAGTCGCGGGTCGGGGTGCTCACTTGCTGGGCATCTGCTGCTGTGCCTTGGCGAGCTTCTCCTTGACGGACTCGGTGGTCACCTCGCGTCCGTTCGCGGCGTCGGCGAAGAGTTCCTTGACGGCGGTGCCGACCGCGGTCTCGAACTGCGACTCGTCGGGCACCTGGGGCAGGGCCGCGGCGCTGGTGGCGAGGGTCTCGCGGAGCACGGCGGTGGCCTGGGTGTTGAACGCCGGGTCGGACTGGGCGGCCTTGACCGGCGGGATGGAGCCGTAGGCCTTGTTGAGGAGCTTCTGCTCGGCGTCGCTCGTCATGAACTTCACGAACTTGGTGGCGCCGTCGAGGTTGTCGCTGTTCTTGAAGACGGCCATGTTGATACCGGCGACCATGGAGTTGGTGGCCTTGCCGGCGCCGGGGGCCCCGGACGGGACGGGCGCGGGGGCGACTCCCCACTCGTCGTCCTTCATGCCCATGGTCTTGAAGGTGGCGGAGGCGGTCTGCCACAGCACCATCGCGGTCTTGCCCTTGGCGAAGTCGCTGAGGGACTGGTTCTGCGCGTACTCGGCGTTGCCGGGTGCGACGACCTTGTCCTGGGCCATCAGGTCGACGTACTGCTTGACGGCGGCGACGGCTCCGTCGGAGGTGAAGTCGGGCTTGCCGTCGGCGGTGAAGAAGTCGGCGCCGTGCTGCTTGGCGAGGACGAAGACCTGGTGGATGTTGTTGGACAGGTTGGAGCCCTCCGCGCCCAGGCCCCACTTGCCGTCCCTGGAGATCTTCCTGCCGGTCTCGACCAGCTCGTCCCAGGTGGCCGGGGGCTTGGTGATGCCGGCGTCGGCGAACATCTGCTTGTTGTAGTAGAGCGCGTAGGCCATCGAGTACAGCGGGACCGCGGCCGGGTCCTGGCCCTCGACGCCGGTGGAGCCGAGCGCGGAGTCGACGAAGCGGTCCCTGCCGCCGATCTTCTCGAAGTTCTTGGCGTCCCAGGGCAGCAGGGCGCCGGTGGCCTGGAGGGAGGCGCTCCAGGTGTTGCCGATGTTCAGGACGTCGGGGCCCTGTCCCGAGGTGGTGGCGGTGAGGATCCGGTTCAGCAGGTCGGACCAGGGCACCACCTCCAGCTTCACCTTGATGCCGGTCTCCTTCTCGAACTTGTCGAGTTCGGGCTGGAGGACCTTCTTGTCGACCTCGACGCTGGCGCCCTGGTTGGAGGCCCAGTAGGTGAGTTCCTTCGGCGAGTCGTTGGATCCGCCGCCCGAGGAGGAGCCCCCTCCGCAGGCCGTGGCGGCGAGTGCGAGAGACATGGTGACGGCGCCTACGGCCGCGGCTCGGATGCTGCGCATGGCTCCTGGGTCCTTCCGGGAGTCGGTCGGGAAGTCCCGACGGCGGCTTCGGCTGTTTCCCTTCCGAAGCCCCTCATGGCTTAATTTAGGACGTGAGTTAAACCCCGAGAGAAAGACTCGTCAAGGTCTCTCGCACGTTCGAGGGGCACGCGGGGGCGGCAAAGGGAGGGGCCGGATGGCCAGGCACGGCGGGCGCACGGTCCGTGACCTGCGGCGGGAGAGCCGCAGCACCGTTCTGCAACGGTTGTATTTCGACGGGCCGATGAGCCGGCTCGCACTGGGCTCGGCGGCCGGCCTGAGTTCGGGTTCCGTCAGCAACGTGGTCGCCGAGCTGATGGCCGACGGACTCGTGGAGGAGGCGGGCACCCTCGGCGCGGACGGCGGGCGGCCGCGCACCCTCGTCCGGGTCGCGGCGGACCGGGGGCGGCTCGTCGGCGTCGACGTCGGCGAGACCCGGGTGCGCGTGGAGCTGTTCGACCTGTCGATGTCCGAACTCGCCCGGACGGAGCGCGTGCTGCCCGGACACGGGTCACGCTCCTACGACGTCGGCGTGGTCGCCGGGCACATCCTCGACGGGGTCGCGGAGGTGCTCGGCGCCGACCGCGCCGACGGCCGGGTGCAGGGCCGCGGTGAGCTGCTGGGGGTCGGCATCGGTGTCCCCGGAATCGTCGAGTACACGGCCGACGGCACCCTGGTGCACGGCCAGACCGTCGGCTGGGACGCGGTCCCGCTGGAGGCGCTGCTGCGCGACTCGGGCCGACTGCCCGCGCACGTACCGCTGTTCGTCGAGAACGGCGCCAGGACGCTGGGGCAGGCCGAGATGTGGTTCGGCGGCGGTCGCGGCGCGCGCAACGCCGTGGTCGTGCTCTTCGGCTCCGGGGTCGGCGCGTGCGTCGTCACCGACGAGGTCGAGCAGGGACGTGCGGTGGAGTGGGGGCACCTGACGGTACGGGTGCGAGGGCGCCGCTGCCGGTGCGGCGCACGGGGCTGCCTGGAGGCGTACGCCGGGGCGGAGGCACTGCTCGCGCGGTGGCGGGAGGCGGGTGGACAGCCGCCGTCCGGGGCCGACGAGGAGGCCGCGCTCACCGCCCTGCTGTCCGCCGCCCGGCCCGGGGACGGGGGCGAACCGGATCCGGTGGCGGCGGAGGTCCTCGCGGAGACCGCCGAGTACCTGGGCGCGGGGCTGGCCGACCTGGTCAACCTCTTCCAGCCCGAGCGGGTCCTGGTGGGCGGCTGGGCCGGACTCCAGCTGGGCCCGGCCTTCCTGGAGTCCGTCCGGGCCCACACACTCGCCCACGCCCTGCGGCACCCCGCCGGGCGGGTGGGCATCGCGCTGGGCCGCCTCGGGCCCGACGCGGTGACGGTGGGCGCCGCGATCCTGCCCCTGGCGGCTTTCTTCGCCCGCGGCGGCCGGCGTCCGCCGGTCGACTCCCCCGCGCCGGCCCCGGCGTGGCGGGCCGCTCTCGGAGGAAGGCTGGCGGCGCGGCGGGGCGGAGGATGAGGCCGTGCGCACGGCGCGTGCAGCGGCAGGTGCGTGGACTAGGCTGAGCCGGCCGGCAGGGGCTTCCGGGGAAGGACGTCCGGGAAGGGCTTCCGCGAAGGGCGGCCGGGAAGGGCGGCCGGGAGCGGCCCGGTGGAGATTGATCGCGACAGGGAGAACGACGAGATGGCAGGCCGAAGGCGCTGGTCGACCGAGCAGATCCTGGACGCCGCGGCGGAGCTGCTGCTCGCGGGCGACGCCGAGACGTTCAGCGTGCGCAAGCTCGCCGCGTCGCTGGGGACCGACTCCTCCAGCCTCTACCGGCACTTCCGCAACAAGACCGAACTGCTGCGCGCGGTCGCCGACCGGATCCTGCTGTCCGCCATGGACGGCTACCGGCCCGAGGGCGACTGGAAGCAGCGCCTCACCGCCGTGGCCCTGCGTCTGCGGGAGTCCTTCGGGCAGCAGCCGCAGCTCGCCGCGGTCTGGGGGCGGCACGGGTCGGGCGGCACGGGCTCCCGGCTGATGATGGAAGAGGTGCTGCAGGCCCTGCGCGCCTCGGGCCTGCCCGACGACGAGATCCCGGCGCGCTACCACCGGCTCGTGATCCTGATCTCCTCACTGATCACCGCCGAGGGCGGATTCGGCGCCGTCGGTGCCCAGGAGCACGAGCAGGGCATGGAGCAGTTCCGGGTCGCGGTGCTGGGCGCCGACCCCGAGCGCTTCCCCGCGCTGTCCCACTTCGCCCGGGAGATCCGCCCGCTGGGCGCGGACCGCGGCGCCGCCTTCGAGGAGATCCTCGCCGCCCACCTCGCGCACCTCGAGGCCGCGGCCCCCTGATCCGGGCCGCCCGCGCTACGCCGACTCCCGTACCACCAGCTCCGGGTCGAAGACGACCGACGTGGGCTCGCCGCGCGCACCCTTGATGTGGTCGTCGAGGAGACGGGCCATCGTGGCCGCCATCTCCTCCACGGGCTGCCGCACGGTGGTCAGCCGGGGCCGGCAGGTGACGGCCACGCTGGAGTCGTCGAAGCCGACGACCGCGACGTCCTGCGGCACCCGGCGCCCGTGGTCGCGCAGCACCTGGACGGCGCCCTGGGCCATCAGGTCGTTGGCGGTGAACACACCGTCGGTGTCCGGGTGTTCGGCGAGCAGGGACGTCATCGCGGCCATGCCGCTGTCCACCGTGAAGCCGCCCTCGGCCACCGGCACGTACGGGTGCCCGTGCCGGGCCAGGGTGTCGCGGAAGCCGGCCAGGCGCTCCTGGCTGGCCGCGACCGCCAGCGGGCCCGCGACGGTGGCTATCCGGCGGCACCCCCGCTCCAGCAGGTGCTCGGCGGCGAGCCGGCCGCCCTCGCGGTGGGCCAGGTCGACGTAGCTCAGCGGCACGGGGCGGCCCGGACGCGCGAACAGCACCGCCGGCAGTCCGGCTCCGGCGAGCAGCGCGGGCAGCGGGTCGTCGGGGTGCGTGGACACCACCAGCGCGCCGTCCGCACCGCCCTGCCTCAGGTAGGCCACGACCTCCTGCCGGGCCTCGGGCGTCTCGGCGAACATCAGCACCGGATGCATCCTGCGCGGCCGCAGGTGCCCGACCACGCCGCCGACGACGCGGCCGAAGAACGGGTCGGCGAAGACCCGCGTGGCGAAGGCGTTCTGCTCCGTGTCCGTGGCGTCGCCCGCGCCCGAGACGACCAGCGCGACGGTGGTCGTGCGCCGGGTCACCAGCTGCCTGGCGGCCTGATTGGGCGCGTACCCGGTCCGTTCGATGGCCCGGCGGACCAGGTCCTGGATGGCCGGGTCCACGTTGCGGACGCCGTTGACCACCCGCGAGACGGTGGCCCGGGAGACGCCAGCCTCCCGGGCCACGTCCTCCAGGGTCGGGGCCTGTCTGCTCATGCCCGCACCCTAACCGGCGGGGTCCGGCGCACGGTAGAGCGCTCTCCGCGCCCCCGCGCTCTCCGCGCCCTGCCCGCCGCGCTCCGTCCGCCACCCTCACGCGGAAGCCGTAGGCACCACCTCCACCTCCGCGGCCAGCGGCACGTCCCCCGCCGACCGCCCGGCCAGCACCCGGCAGGGCCCCGCCTCCGTACGCCAGGCGTGCTCCGCCACCGACCAGTGGCGCAGGGCCCGCGCCGGTACGCGCACCGTCGCCGTCACCGTCTCCCCCGGGCGCGCCCGCACCGCCGCGTACCCGGCGAGCCAACGCGCGGGACGGTCGAGGGCCGACGCGGGCCGGGCCAGGTACACCTGGACGACCTCCCGGCCCGCTCGCGCACCGGTGTTGCGCACCCGCACGCGCACGGTGAGGC includes:
- a CDS encoding GH1 family beta-glucosidase; translation: MTIDFAALPDDFLWGTATSAYQIEGAVAEDGRSPSIWDTFSHTPGKIDNGDHGDVACDHYHRTHEDIELMRRLGTNAYRLSVAWPRVVPGGDGPVNAKGLAFYDRLVDDLLAAGITPSVTLYHWDLPQVLQDRGGWPERDTAEHFAAYAAVVAERLGDRVAHWATLNEPLCSAWIGHLEGKMAPGQTDLTAAVRASYHLLLGHGLAMQAIRAAAPDAQVGIVNNLSTIHAATDREEDLAAARRMDGHTNRWWLDPVHGRGFPQDMREVYGVELPERPGDMRLIGAELDWLGLNYYFPQTVAADPTGPAPQVRTVRRAGVPRTGMDWEIDAGGIEDLLLRLTEEYGPRKLYVTENGSSFPDLVRPDGSVDDPERQEYLTAHLAACASAARKGAPLAGYFAWSLLDNFEWAYGYDKRFGLVHVDYATQVRTIKGSGHHYADIIGRARGRERKAA
- a CDS encoding carbohydrate ABC transporter permease, with amino-acid sequence MAAPRSFTWTRRVFLTLLTGFVLLPVYVMVSSSLKPLEDVSSQFHWLPSNLTIRPYIDIWSTVPLAKYFVNSLIVAGAATVCSVVIAVFAAYAVSRYEFRGKRVFSVTVLSTQMFPGILFLLPLFLIYVNIGNATGIALFGSRGGLILTYLTFSLPFSIWMLIGYFDSVPRDLDEAALVDGCGPLRALFKVVVPAAIPGIVAVAVYAFMTAWGEVLFASVMTNDATRTLAVGLQGYSTQNDVYWNQIMAASLVVSVPVVAGFLLLQRYLVAGLTAGAVK
- a CDS encoding carbohydrate ABC transporter permease, whose product is MTTTTASAQPGERTVGKSSPGTARGPRRRPGRIRRIGLPYLLLLPALLLELLVHLVPMVIGIVMSFKELTQFYIRDWTTAPWAGLDNFTMSVDFDAPVGEALLHSFLVTCAFTILSVGLCWLIGTAAAICMQDAFRGRGLLRAIFLVPYALPVYAAVITWAFMFQHDNGLVNHVLHDQLGLTDKPSFWLIGDNSFVALLVVSVWKGWPFAFLIVMAGLQNIPRELYEAAALDGAGVWQQIRRITLPSLRPVNQVLVLVLFLWTFNDFNTPFVLFGKAAPEAADLISIHIYQSSFVTWNFGAGSAMSVLLLLFLLLVTGVYLFVTSRTARAPRNSRERKTADV
- a CDS encoding ABC transporter substrate-binding protein, with amino-acid sequence MRSIRAAAVGAVTMSLALAATACGGGSSSGGGSNDSPKELTYWASNQGASVEVDKKVLQPELDKFEKETGIKVKLEVVPWSDLLNRILTATTSGQGPDVLNIGNTWSASLQATGALLPWDAKNFEKIGGRDRFVDSALGSTGVEGQDPAAVPLYSMAYALYYNKQMFADAGITKPPATWDELVETGRKISRDGKWGLGAEGSNLSNNIHQVFVLAKQHGADFFTADGKPDFTSDGAVAAVKQYVDLMAQDKVVAPGNAEYAQNQSLSDFAKGKTAMVLWQTASATFKTMGMKDDEWGVAPAPVPSGAPGAGKATNSMVAGINMAVFKNSDNLDGATKFVKFMTSDAEQKLLNKAYGSIPPVKAAQSDPAFNTQATAVLRETLATSAAALPQVPDESQFETAVGTAVKELFADAANGREVTTESVKEKLAKAQQQMPSK
- a CDS encoding ROK family protein, with translation MARHGGRTVRDLRRESRSTVLQRLYFDGPMSRLALGSAAGLSSGSVSNVVAELMADGLVEEAGTLGADGGRPRTLVRVAADRGRLVGVDVGETRVRVELFDLSMSELARTERVLPGHGSRSYDVGVVAGHILDGVAEVLGADRADGRVQGRGELLGVGIGVPGIVEYTADGTLVHGQTVGWDAVPLEALLRDSGRLPAHVPLFVENGARTLGQAEMWFGGGRGARNAVVVLFGSGVGACVVTDEVEQGRAVEWGHLTVRVRGRRCRCGARGCLEAYAGAEALLARWREAGGQPPSGADEEAALTALLSAARPGDGGEPDPVAAEVLAETAEYLGAGLADLVNLFQPERVLVGGWAGLQLGPAFLESVRAHTLAHALRHPAGRVGIALGRLGPDAVTVGAAILPLAAFFARGGRRPPVDSPAPAPAWRAALGGRLAARRGGG
- a CDS encoding TetR/AcrR family transcriptional regulator — encoded protein: MAGRRRWSTEQILDAAAELLLAGDAETFSVRKLAASLGTDSSSLYRHFRNKTELLRAVADRILLSAMDGYRPEGDWKQRLTAVALRLRESFGQQPQLAAVWGRHGSGGTGSRLMMEEVLQALRASGLPDDEIPARYHRLVILISSLITAEGGFGAVGAQEHEQGMEQFRVAVLGADPERFPALSHFAREIRPLGADRGAAFEEILAAHLAHLEAAAP
- a CDS encoding LacI family DNA-binding transcriptional regulator, yielding MSRQAPTLEDVAREAGVSRATVSRVVNGVRNVDPAIQDLVRRAIERTGYAPNQAARQLVTRRTTTVALVVSGAGDATDTEQNAFATRVFADPFFGRVVGGVVGHLRPRRMHPVLMFAETPEARQEVVAYLRQGGADGALVVSTHPDDPLPALLAGAGLPAVLFARPGRPVPLSYVDLAHREGGRLAAEHLLERGCRRIATVAGPLAVAASQERLAGFRDTLARHGHPYVPVAEGGFTVDSGMAAMTSLLAEHPDTDGVFTANDLMAQGAVQVLRDHGRRVPQDVAVVGFDDSSVAVTCRPRLTTVRQPVEEMAATMARLLDDHIKGARGEPTSVVFDPELVVRESA